From the genome of Deferribacteraceae bacterium V6Fe1:
ACCATAACAATAGCCATACTAAACATTTGCCCGGTAAGTCTCATTGTGCCAAGTAGTGCGGAGGCCAGCCCGTAATCTTTCTTTTCCACCGAGCTCATTATGGCATTGGCATTTGGGGATGAAAAAAGTGCAAATCCTAGCCCTAAGAGTGCCAAAGTAAATGCAATAAATAAAATGTTGGACTGAAAATTAATCGTTGAAAAGATAAAGAGACTTAGAGACATAAGCCCCATGCCGATTGAAGCAATTATCCTTGGTTCGATTTTATCTGAGAGTCTTCCCGCAAAGGGGGAGAATAGTGCCATCATTAGAGGCTGAAAAAGTAAAATCATCCCAACATATTGCGAATGCAACCCTTTTATGTAGTGAAGATACAGGCTCAATACAAAGCTTACCGCAAATGTGGATGAATAATTTATAAATGCCGCTGCATTTGAGAATGTGAATGTGATATTTGTCTTAAAAAGATTAAAGTCAATTATGGGATATTTAGCCCTTTTTTCTATTTGGACTAATGCAATAAACAATCCTACTGCCAATATTATCAAAGAGATAGATTTTATATTAGTGACAATTGTCAAACCGTACATCAGGCAGGCAAGGGAAAATACGTAAATGGTTGTGCCTAATGTGTCAAATTTTTTACCCTTTGATTCCGCCCATTCGTCCTTTAATTTTGTCAATGTGAGCAAGATTATCAGTATGCAAAAGGGAATTTGAAAAAGAAATAAGCTTCTCCATCCAAAATGTTGCGTCAAAACTCCCCCCAAAACAGGACCAAGCGACAGCCCCACGTAAACTGCTGAAACGTTAATGCCAAGTGCTTTTCCTCTTTCCCCCAAAGGGAAAACAGAAGTGATAATTGCAATATTGGTGCTAAACACCATTGAGCTTCCGATACCTTGAATGACTCTGAATGCTAATAATGTGTATATTGAATCGGAAAGTCCGATTAAAATAGTGGATATACTGTAAGTACTTATCCCGATTAAAAATATCTTTTTTCTGCCGTAAATATCTGCAATCTTGCCAAATGGGACTAAAAAAATCGCGGCAGCCAAAATATATGACGAGGCTACCCAGCTGAGCAGGACAGCATCGACCAAAAAATCTTTTTCGATATCTGGCAGTGAAACATTTATGGAAGAGGTCATAAACGGCGCCAAAAATGATGAAAGTGCTGCTATGAAAAGGGCAGTATTTTTAACGGAGCTATTATTGTTTTGCATGAGGTAATTATAAATTTTTTTACAAAAAGTACAATAATAAAAGTTCAACGTTCAACGTTCAAGGTTCAACGTTAGAGCGTTACAAACTCAAATGCATACCGATTCACGCTTCCCGACTCTTATCTAATCCCATATTTCTCCATCCGATATAGCAAGACATGTCTTGGGATACACAGGTATTCCGCTGTTTTTTTCTTGTTCCAATTAAATTTTTCCAGAGCCTTCAATATAATACTTTTTTCAAAATCAACGATATCAAAAGTGTCCTCAGGGAGCTCAAGCATGAGGCATGATTTTACGTTGCCAGGACTACCCATAAAAAAGTCGGTGTTTAATTTGTCACCCTTTGATAAAATTGCCATTCTGTAAATAGTGTTTTCAAGCTCCCTGATATTGCCAGGCCAGTCATAATTTTTAAGTTTTTCTATTGTTTTATTATCAAGTTTTATATGTTTGTATCCATATTTTTGTAGGAAATAAGTGGCAAGCTCATATATGTCTTCACTTCTTTCTCTAAGCGGAGGGATATTAATGGGGAAAATGTTAAGCCTGTAATACAAGTCTTCTCTAAATTTACCTTGTTCTACCAATGTCTTTAAGTCTTTGTTCGTGGCAGCCACAATCCTTACGTCTACTTTTTCCGCAAAATTTCCTCCCACCGGCTGTATCTCCCCCTCCTGCAGAAAGCGGAGCAGTTTTGCCTGTGTCTCAAAGGGGAGCTCCCCTATTTCATCCAAAAAAAGTGTCCCCTTATTTGCAGATTTTATCTTTCCTGTCTTATCTTTGTCAGCCCCGGTAAAAGCACCTTTTTTATGACCGAAAAGCTCACTCTCGAAAAGATTTTCAGGTATTGCCGCACAATTTACCGTTACGAAAGGTTTGCTGCTTCTGTTGCTTTGGAAGTGTACCTGTCTTGCGAATAATTCTTTCCCTGTGCCACTTTCACCCATAAACAACACCGGTGCATCCGTTTGAGCTACTTTGTTTATTAATTCATTTATAGATTTTAATTTTATACTGCTTCCGATAATGTTTGGTTTTAAAGAGCTCTTTAGGTAATCTTTAAGTTGAGTATTTTCATTTTCAAGAGTTTTAAATTTTACGGCTTTTTTTACGGTGTTTACTAACACTTCATTTTCAAAAGGCTTGGGTATGTAGTCGTAGGCACCCGATTTAATGGCATTTACGGCATCGGCTATATTTCCGTAAGCCGTTATGATAATTACGATTGAGCCTAACTGATTTTTAACGGAATAATCCAATATCTCGTGTCCGCTTGCACCGGGCAATTTTATATCGGTAATAATAATGTCAAAATTCTGCTTTTTCAGAAGCTCCAAAGCCTTGTCGCCACGGCTCTGATGTTCAATTTCAAACCCTTCGTCTTCAAGCATAATTTTTATTAAAGTCGCAAGAGTCTCATTATCTTCAATCAGCAGTATCTTCATCTTTTGCCTTCTTTAAAATAATAGTAAATTGAGCCCCGTTATTATTTGTTATGATTAAATCACCGTCATGCTCGCTTATTATCTTTGATGTAATTGTCAAACCTAACCCCGAGCCTGAATCTTTTGTGGTAAAAAAAGGCTCAAAAATTCTTTCCTTGATTTCGTCAGGGATACCTCTTCCATTATCCTTTATTAAGAATATTGCTTTACCATCTTCGCACTTTACGGCAAATTCTATAATTTTTCTATCCGAATTGTTATTTTTCAGCTCTTCAACACTGTTTAAAAAGATATTTATAAATGCCTGCTTTAAATTGTTTATATCTCCTCGTATGTAGGCTTTTTCTTCGCATTCATAATTTTCTATTATTTGTATGTTTTCATTGGTAGATTTAGTGGCGAGTTTAAGCCATTCAAGAAGCTCCATATAAAAATTTTTGATAAGTACATTTTTGTTTTCAATCTTTCCAAACCTTGCATATTGCAAAAATCTTTCTATAAAATTGTTAAGCCTGTCAATTTCCGAAATCAGTATGTCAGTAAGCTGTTCGGTATTTTTACCGCTTTTGATTAGTCTGGCAGCAGATTTTAGTGAGGCAAGGGGGTTTCTGATTTCATGGGCTATTCCTGCTGACAGCTGCCCCATGACCCTTAATTTTTCAGACTTTGCGTACTCTTTTTCAAGTCGTATCTTTTCCTCTGCTGCCTGTTCAAGCTCTTTATAAGCATTTTGGACTTTTAATTTTTCCCTGTATAACTTTTGAGAATAAATGCCGGCAAAAATTCCAAGTGTATACATCATCAATATTTCCACAAAGCTTCTGATATGGTAATGTTTGAGACTGAATATGTTTAAATATACGGATGGAGCATAAAGTATTGTGATTACAAGAGATGTCAATACTCCGCCTAAAAATCCGAAATTCATAGCCATAAATATCACTATGAGATATAGCATATAATAGTGGACAATATGCACTATACTCACATCAGAAGGTGTTGTGTGGTGAAAAAACATAACGATTATAAAGGCAACAAGAGCTATACCCCCGGCTAACTTGCTGCCGGGGATAAAGTATTTTTCAATTGACAATTTGCCCATCCCTCATTGTTATTATTCTGCCTGCAAAATCAGCCACACTTTTGTCGTGAGTAACCATTAAAATGGCATAGCCCTCATTATTGAGCTGCTTGAAAATATTTGCAACTATCATACTATTTTCACCGTCAAGATTGCCTGTAGGCTCATCGGCAAATATGACTTCAGGTTTTTTTACCAATGCCCTGGCAATTGCTACCCTTTGTTGCTCTCCGCCGGATAGTTGATTGGGCAGTCTGTCATACTTCCCCTCAAGTCCCACTTTATCAAGACATTCTTTGGCATATTCTATATCATCTTTACTGACAGGGATAAGGCTTTTGGAAAAAGGCAAAAGCACGTTTTCCAGTGCCGTAAGGTATGGTATGAGATAGTGGAATTGGAATATTACCGAAAATTTTTCATTTCTAATTTTATTCAAATCTGCTTCCTTCATTTTAAAATAATCTAAAGAATTATAGCAAATTTTCCCGGAGTCTGCCTTCATTAATGTGGATAAAATATTTAAAAGGGTACTTTTCCCTGAGCCTGATTTCCCTAAAATAGCCACAAATTCCCCTTTATTGAGATTTACATTAACATCTTTCAATACGTGTGTTTCAATGTTACCGTTGTGATAATATTTATTTAAGTTTTCCGCAGTAATCATCTTTACCTCGCTAAAGTGCTATTAATGCTTCTGACGGCGTAATTTTTGCTGCCTTAAATGCAGGCAGGCTCGAAGAAAGCACTGCAATTATACCGACTGAAGCTACAACAAATATATTTTCCGCTATGCTGAAAGTGATTTTGATGGATTCACCTATGTTTAAGATGTGCAATATTTCAAAGCTCAAGTAATATCCTCCGATATAGCCAAACAGTCCGGAAATTATCCCCACTATTAAGGCTTCTGTTATAAAGATTGTAAATATGTTTGTTCTGGAATATCCCACAGCCCTTAATATCCCAATCTCTTTTTTTCTTTCGGTTACGGATGATAGCATAAAAATTGCAAGCATAAAGCAGGCTATGAAAATAATTACCGCACTTAATATGGACGTCAATTTTTCCACAAAACTGATTGCCGACATCCTTTGTTTGACCATCTTTTGCACCGCATTGATTTCTGTATCAGGGAGCTTTGTTTTTATTTGTGATACGATATCATCGATAGGGCAGCCGGAGCAAAGGGCAGATACTTCTACAAAGTTGATTTTGTCTGCCGAATTGGTGACTTTTTGGAGCATATGTAAGTCCATAAATATCAAGTTATCCTCTTCCGACCCTGTTTTTTCCAAAATACCTGAAATGATAAATGATTGCTCAAAAATATCTATTCTGTCATTTAAAGTCTTATTTAAGCGGGAAGCGAGATTTTCCCCTATGATGACTTCATCTT
Proteins encoded in this window:
- a CDS encoding ABC transporter permease → MTIFTIPLKNLKVKFFKTLILMLVFSIGIISSVALNKVSSTVSHALEEKLNKFGANILVYPKTDEINVSYGGVHLGNLSYEVKYLSEKDVTEKIRNIDLKKNISAVAPKLVKATKVNNTLTGIVGINKTEELKIKNYWQVKGKMMEREDEVIIGENLASRLNKTLNDRIDIFEQSFIISGILEKTGSEEDNLIFMDLHMLQKVTNSADKINFVEVSALCSGCPIDDIVSQIKTKLPDTEINAVQKMVKQRMSAISFVEKLTSILSAVIIFIACFMLAIFMLSSVTERKKEIGILRAVGYSRTNIFTIFITEALIVGIISGLFGYIGGYYLSFEILHILNIGESIKITFSIAENIFVVASVGIIAVLSSSLPAFKAAKITPSEALIAL
- a CDS encoding HAMP domain-containing histidine kinase, which produces MGKLSIEKYFIPGSKLAGGIALVAFIIVMFFHHTTPSDVSIVHIVHYYMLYLIVIFMAMNFGFLGGVLTSLVITILYAPSVYLNIFSLKHYHIRSFVEILMMYTLGIFAGIYSQKLYREKLKVQNAYKELEQAAEEKIRLEKEYAKSEKLRVMGQLSAGIAHEIRNPLASLKSAARLIKSGKNTEQLTDILISEIDRLNNFIERFLQYARFGKIENKNVLIKNFYMELLEWLKLATKSTNENIQIIENYECEEKAYIRGDINNLKQAFINIFLNSVEELKNNNSDRKIIEFAVKCEDGKAIFLIKDNGRGIPDEIKERIFEPFFTTKDSGSGLGLTITSKIISEHDGDLIITNNNGAQFTIILKKAKDEDTAD
- a CDS encoding ABC transporter ATP-binding protein, giving the protein MITAENLNKYYHNGNIETHVLKDVNVNLNKGEFVAILGKSGSGKSTLLNILSTLMKADSGKICYNSLDYFKMKEADLNKIRNEKFSVIFQFHYLIPYLTALENVLLPFSKSLIPVSKDDIEYAKECLDKVGLEGKYDRLPNQLSGGEQQRVAIARALVKKPEVIFADEPTGNLDGENSMIVANIFKQLNNEGYAILMVTHDKSVADFAGRIITMRDGQIVN
- a CDS encoding sigma-54-dependent Fis family transcriptional regulator; translated protein: MKILLIEDNETLATLIKIMLEDEGFEIEHQSRGDKALELLKKQNFDIIITDIKLPGASGHEILDYSVKNQLGSIVIIITAYGNIADAVNAIKSGAYDYIPKPFENEVLVNTVKKAVKFKTLENENTQLKDYLKSSLKPNIIGSSIKLKSINELINKVAQTDAPVLFMGESGTGKELFARQVHFQSNRSSKPFVTVNCAAIPENLFESELFGHKKGAFTGADKDKTGKIKSANKGTLFLDEIGELPFETQAKLLRFLQEGEIQPVGGNFAEKVDVRIVAATNKDLKTLVEQGKFREDLYYRLNIFPINIPPLRERSEDIYELATYFLQKYGYKHIKLDNKTIEKLKNYDWPGNIRELENTIYRMAILSKGDKLNTDFFMGSPGNVKSCLMLELPEDTFDIVDFEKSIILKALEKFNWNKKKTAEYLCIPRHVLLYRMEKYGIR
- a CDS encoding MFS transporter → MQNNNSSVKNTALFIAALSSFLAPFMTSSINVSLPDIEKDFLVDAVLLSWVASSYILAAAIFLVPFGKIADIYGRKKIFLIGISTYSISTILIGLSDSIYTLLAFRVIQGIGSSMVFSTNIAIITSVFPLGERGKALGINVSAVYVGLSLGPVLGGVLTQHFGWRSLFLFQIPFCILIILLTLTKLKDEWAESKGKKFDTLGTTIYVFSLACLMYGLTIVTNIKSISLIILAVGLFIALVQIEKRAKYPIIDFNLFKTNITFTFSNAAAFINYSSTFAVSFVLSLYLHYIKGLHSQYVGMILLFQPLMMALFSPFAGRLSDKIEPRIIASIGMGLMSLSLFIFSTINFQSNILFIAFTLALLGLGFALFSSPNANAIMSSVEKKDYGLASALLGTMRLTGQMFSMAIVMVVFTLIIGKVRITPEHYNDFVSSIKMLFLIFGVLNFIGIFASIARGDIKA